A region of Streptomyces sp. TG1A-60 DNA encodes the following proteins:
- a CDS encoding ABC transporter ATP-binding protein has product MSTTTDVEKKPGGAEGAGGTLLELKGLRVSYGAIEAIKGIDLTVAEGEIVALLGGNGAGKTTTLRTISGMLQPRQGEVCLRGQRIDGIKSHELVQFGVGHVPEGRRVFATMSVRENLEMGAYRFKSVDSADMDRVFKLFPRLAERRSQQAGTLSGGEQQMLAIGRALMSRPELLLLDEPSMGLAPLIVQQIFEIVQEINEQGTTVLLVEQNATQALGLANRGYVLETGSIAMSGDAQGLLADPRIRAAYLGEGAA; this is encoded by the coding sequence GTGAGCACGACCACGGATGTGGAGAAGAAGCCGGGCGGTGCCGAGGGCGCGGGTGGCACGCTGCTCGAACTCAAGGGTCTGCGGGTGTCGTACGGCGCCATCGAGGCGATCAAGGGTATCGATCTGACGGTGGCCGAGGGCGAGATCGTGGCTCTGCTCGGTGGTAACGGCGCGGGCAAGACTACGACGTTGCGTACCATCTCCGGCATGCTGCAGCCGCGTCAGGGCGAGGTCTGCCTGCGTGGTCAGCGGATCGACGGCATCAAGTCGCACGAGTTGGTGCAGTTCGGTGTCGGGCATGTGCCTGAGGGGCGGCGGGTGTTCGCGACGATGTCGGTGCGCGAGAACCTGGAGATGGGCGCGTACCGTTTCAAGTCGGTGGACTCCGCTGACATGGACCGGGTGTTCAAGCTCTTCCCTCGGCTCGCGGAGCGGCGTTCGCAGCAGGCGGGCACCTTGTCCGGTGGCGAGCAGCAGATGCTGGCGATCGGGCGGGCTCTGATGAGTCGGCCGGAGTTGTTGTTGCTGGACGAGCCGTCGATGGGTCTGGCGCCGCTGATCGTGCAGCAGATCTTCGAGATCGTCCAGGAGATCAACGAGCAGGGCACGACGGTGTTGCTGGTGGAGCAGAACGCGACCCAGGCGCTGGGGCTGGCGAACCGGGGTTATGTCCTGGAGACGGGGTCGATCGCGATGTCGGGCGATGCTCAGGGGCTGCTGGCGGATCCCCGGATCCGGGCTGCGTACCTTGGCGAGGGCGCGGCCTGA
- the polA gene encoding DNA polymerase I has translation MAETASKQTDSTPESGSRPRLMLMDGHSLAYRAFFALPAENFTTATGQPTNAIYGFASMLANTLRDEAPTHFAVAFDVSRKTWRSEEFTEYKANRSKTPDEFRGQVELIGELLDAMRAVRFAVDGFEADDIIATLATRAEAEGFEVLIVTGDRDSFQLVSEHTTVLYPTKGVSELTRFTPEKVFEKYGLTPAQYPDFAALRGDPSDNLPGIPGVGEKTAAKWINQFGSFADLVERVEEVKGKAGQNLRDHLEAVKLNRRLTEMVRTVELPKGVADLERAAYDRKAVAMVLDTLEIRNPSLRERLLAVDPAAEEGDAGQPAVPGVAVDGTVLGSGELAPWLTEHGTAVLGVATVDTWALGTGSVAEIALATTGGPAAWFDPTQVDERDESAWAAWLADTARPKVFHNAKAAMRVFAEHGWTVEGVTMDTALAAYLVKPGRRSFDLDALSLEYLGRELAPAATADGQLAFGADEGAEADALMVQARAILDLGEAFEERLAEVGAAELLRDVELPTSALLARMERHGIAADRAHLEAMEQMFAGAVQQAVKEAHAAAGHEFNLGSPKQLQEVLFGELGLPRTKRTKTGYTTDADALAWLAGQTDNELPVIMLRHREQAKLRVTVEGLIKAVAADGRIHTTFNQTVAATGRLSSVDPNLQNIPVRTDEGRAIRRGFVVGEGFESLMTADYSQIELRVMAHLSEDAGLIEAFTSGEDLHTTAAAQVFGVEPAAVDAEMRRKIKAMSYGLAYGLSAFGLSQQLNIDAGEARALMDAYFERFGGVRDYLRRVVDEARATGYTATLFGRRRYLPDLNSDNRQRREAAERMALNAPIQGTAADIVKIAMLNVGRALDEAGLTSRMLLQVHDEIVLEIAHGERERTERLLRHEMSKAVHLRAPLDVSVGYGPDWESAAH, from the coding sequence GTGGCAGAGACAGCATCGAAGCAGACCGACAGCACCCCCGAAAGCGGCAGCCGTCCCCGGCTCATGCTCATGGACGGGCACTCGCTGGCCTACCGCGCGTTCTTCGCGCTGCCCGCGGAGAACTTCACGACGGCGACGGGCCAGCCGACCAACGCGATCTACGGCTTCGCGTCGATGCTGGCGAACACGCTGCGCGACGAGGCGCCCACCCACTTCGCGGTCGCGTTCGACGTCTCCCGCAAGACCTGGCGCTCCGAGGAGTTCACCGAGTACAAGGCGAACCGCTCGAAGACCCCGGACGAGTTCAGGGGCCAGGTCGAGCTGATCGGCGAGCTGCTCGACGCGATGCGCGCCGTCCGCTTCGCCGTCGACGGCTTCGAGGCCGACGACATCATCGCCACGCTCGCCACCCGGGCCGAGGCCGAGGGCTTCGAGGTCCTCATCGTCACCGGCGACCGCGACTCCTTCCAGCTCGTCAGCGAGCACACCACGGTGCTCTACCCGACGAAGGGCGTCTCGGAGCTGACCCGGTTCACACCGGAGAAGGTGTTCGAGAAGTACGGCCTCACCCCGGCCCAGTACCCGGACTTCGCGGCCCTGCGCGGCGATCCGTCCGACAACCTCCCCGGCATTCCCGGCGTCGGCGAGAAGACCGCCGCGAAGTGGATCAACCAGTTCGGTTCGTTCGCGGATCTCGTCGAGCGCGTCGAGGAGGTCAAGGGCAAGGCCGGCCAGAACCTCCGTGACCACCTGGAGGCGGTCAAGCTCAACCGCCGCCTCACCGAAATGGTCCGCACGGTCGAACTGCCCAAGGGCGTCGCGGACCTGGAGCGTGCCGCGTACGACCGCAAGGCCGTCGCGATGGTCCTGGACACCCTGGAGATCCGCAACCCGTCGCTGCGCGAGCGCCTGCTGGCCGTCGACCCGGCCGCCGAGGAGGGCGACGCCGGGCAGCCGGCCGTCCCGGGCGTCGCGGTGGACGGCACGGTGCTCGGCTCCGGTGAACTGGCCCCCTGGCTCACCGAGCACGGCACGGCGGTTCTCGGTGTGGCCACGGTCGACACCTGGGCCCTCGGTACCGGCTCGGTCGCCGAGATCGCGCTCGCCACGACCGGGGGGCCGGCCGCCTGGTTCGACCCGACGCAGGTGGACGAGAGGGACGAGTCCGCCTGGGCGGCCTGGCTCGCCGACACCGCCCGGCCCAAGGTGTTCCACAACGCCAAGGCCGCGATGCGCGTCTTCGCCGAGCACGGCTGGACCGTCGAAGGCGTCACCATGGACACCGCCCTCGCCGCCTACCTGGTCAAGCCGGGCCGCCGCTCCTTCGACCTGGACGCGCTCTCCCTGGAGTACCTGGGCCGCGAGCTGGCCCCCGCCGCCACGGCCGACGGCCAGCTGGCGTTCGGCGCGGACGAGGGCGCCGAGGCCGACGCGCTGATGGTGCAGGCCCGCGCGATCCTCGACCTCGGCGAGGCCTTCGAAGAGCGCCTGGCGGAGGTCGGGGCGGCCGAGCTCCTGCGGGACGTGGAGCTGCCCACCTCCGCGCTACTGGCCCGCATGGAGCGCCACGGCATCGCGGCGGACCGGGCCCATCTGGAGGCCATGGAGCAGATGTTCGCCGGCGCCGTGCAGCAGGCGGTGAAGGAGGCGCACGCGGCGGCGGGGCACGAGTTCAACCTGGGCTCGCCCAAGCAGCTCCAGGAAGTCCTCTTCGGTGAGCTGGGCCTGCCCAGGACCAAGCGCACCAAGACGGGCTACACCACGGACGCGGACGCCCTGGCCTGGCTCGCCGGCCAGACGGACAACGAACTGCCGGTCATCATGCTCCGCCACCGCGAGCAGGCGAAGCTCCGCGTCACCGTCGAGGGCCTGATCAAGGCCGTCGCCGCGGACGGCCGCATCCACACCACCTTCAACCAGACGGTCGCCGCCACGGGCCGCCTGTCGTCGGTGGACCCCAACCTCCAGAACATCCCGGTCCGCACCGACGAGGGCAGGGCCATCCGCCGCGGCTTCGTCGTCGGCGAGGGCTTCGAGTCCCTGATGACGGCGGACTACAGCCAGATCGAACTGCGCGTGATGGCCCACCTGTCCGAGGACGCGGGCCTGATCGAGGCGTTCACCTCCGGCGAGGACCTGCACACCACGGCCGCGGCCCAGGTGTTCGGGGTCGAGCCCGCGGCGGTGGACGCGGAAATGCGCCGCAAGATCAAGGCGATGTCGTACGGCCTGGCCTACGGCCTGTCCGCGTTCGGCCTCTCCCAGCAGCTGAACATCGACGCGGGCGAGGCCCGTGCCCTGATGGACGCGTACTTCGAGCGTTTCGGCGGTGTACGGGACTATCTGCGCCGGGTCGTCGACGAGGCGAGGGCGACGGGTTACACGGCGACGCTCTTCGGTCGCCGCCGCTACCTCCCCGACCTCAACAGCGACAACCGTCAGCGCCGCGAGGCCGCCGAGCGGATGGCCCTCAACGCGCCCATCCAGGGCACCGCAGCCGACATCGTCAAGATCGCCATGCTGAACGTCGGCCGTGCCCTGGACGAGGCCGGCCTCACGTCCCGCATGCTCCTCCAGGTCCACGACGAGATCGTCCTCGAAATCGCCCACGGCGAACGCGAGCGCACCGAGCGACTTCTCCGCCACGAAATGTCCAAGGCCGTGCACCTGCGGGCCCCCCTCGACGTCTCGGTCGGCTACGGCCCGGACTGGGAATCGGCGGCCCACTAG
- a CDS encoding DUF4184 family protein: MPFTLSHAAAVLPALRGNGAGRGPLVPSVLVAGSFAPDMTYYMASVLPEAMEFGDVTHSFAGVFTVDVLVTWALVGLWLVLREPLVALLPRGRQGRVAALVRCGAGVRRFSPSLVLWWYVSAALGSLTHVVWDAFTHHDRWGVRLFPVLGEEIAGSPLYWYLQYGGSAVAAVVIVVFVTLALRRQPAVEPVGVPMLSSADRWVAGAVIGGCALVAAVQRVARWWAYWGSVAKPYEVIPTVCFGAGAGLVLGVVLHGVGVRVWRPAPPATALAVEAAADSSVPR; encoded by the coding sequence TTGCCCTTCACGCTCAGCCACGCCGCCGCCGTGCTGCCCGCCCTGCGGGGGAACGGGGCCGGGCGCGGGCCACTGGTGCCGTCGGTGCTCGTCGCCGGTTCGTTCGCGCCCGACATGACCTACTACATGGCGAGTGTGCTGCCCGAGGCCATGGAGTTCGGTGATGTCACGCACTCCTTCGCCGGGGTCTTCACCGTCGACGTCCTCGTCACCTGGGCGCTGGTCGGGCTGTGGCTGGTGCTGCGTGAGCCGCTGGTGGCGTTGCTGCCCAGGGGGCGGCAGGGGCGGGTGGCCGCGCTGGTGCGCTGCGGGGCGGGAGTGCGGCGGTTCAGTCCCTCGCTGGTCCTGTGGTGGTACGTCTCCGCGGCCCTCGGCTCGCTGACCCATGTCGTGTGGGACGCGTTCACGCATCACGACCGGTGGGGAGTGCGGCTGTTCCCCGTCCTCGGCGAGGAGATCGCGGGCTCGCCGCTCTACTGGTACCTCCAGTACGGCGGCTCCGCGGTCGCGGCGGTCGTCATCGTCGTCTTCGTGACGCTGGCACTGCGGCGGCAGCCGGCGGTCGAGCCGGTCGGCGTGCCGATGCTGTCCTCGGCCGACCGGTGGGTGGCTGGCGCCGTCATCGGGGGCTGCGCGCTGGTCGCGGCGGTGCAGCGGGTGGCCCGCTGGTGGGCGTACTGGGGGTCGGTCGCCAAGCCGTACGAGGTGATCCCGACCGTGTGCTTCGGGGCGGGTGCCGGGCTCGTCCTCGGCGTGGTCCTCCACGGCGTCGGCGTCAGGGTCTGGCGCCCGGCTCCTCCCGCCACCGCGCTCGCAGTCGAGGCGGCGGCGGACAGCTCGGTCCCCCGCTGA
- a CDS encoding branched-chain amino acid ABC transporter permease, with product MSVAETSRDLTPSEAGKLRRTAWYQQPRFTRLWAMVALGVLLALVTGEQGNTRDIFFSVRSTFTGGGLWVCLGLTVGVWALREFAGEPLRGVVAKERAKADAGGPLGGARTWVRAARARVQADKRLRWGLLLLVVVLALVIPSGLERYWQTVLVDQIAIFVLLAIGLNVVIGWAGLLDLGFFAFFAVGAYSTAYWTGHLPVEPPMVLNNFWVIPIAVVTCLITGVLLGAPTLRLRGDYLAIVTLGFHEIIYLVAKNADGLTGGPQGARLIPDFSIDFAGIDYKWSIDPLPYWYLLVFFIVIVIVLFSRLEHSRVGRAWTAIREDEIAAAANGVDTVRFKLMAFAIGASTSGVAGVVFTSKYGYINPEVFPLLQSILVLAYVIFGGMGSIPGVLIGAASLVWLPEVLKDYVDPSDRYMYLGALLVIMMIYRPQGVWPSRRRQRELRMAEEGVGDADAMSEPAGGRF from the coding sequence ATGAGTGTCGCGGAGACCTCCAGGGATCTGACTCCGTCGGAGGCGGGCAAGTTGCGTCGTACGGCGTGGTATCAACAGCCGCGGTTCACCCGGTTGTGGGCGATGGTGGCGCTGGGTGTGCTGCTGGCGCTGGTGACGGGTGAGCAGGGCAACACGCGGGACATCTTCTTCTCGGTCAGGTCGACGTTCACCGGCGGTGGCCTGTGGGTCTGCCTGGGCCTGACGGTGGGTGTGTGGGCGCTGCGCGAGTTCGCCGGGGAGCCCCTGAGGGGTGTTGTGGCGAAGGAGAGAGCGAAGGCGGACGCGGGTGGTCCGCTCGGTGGGGCGCGGACGTGGGTGCGGGCGGCGCGGGCGCGGGTGCAGGCGGACAAGCGGCTGCGCTGGGGTCTGTTGCTGCTGGTCGTGGTGTTGGCGCTGGTGATTCCGTCCGGTCTGGAGCGGTATTGGCAGACGGTGCTGGTGGACCAGATCGCCATCTTCGTTCTGCTGGCGATCGGCCTGAACGTGGTCATCGGGTGGGCGGGTCTGCTGGATCTCGGGTTCTTCGCCTTCTTCGCGGTGGGTGCGTACTCGACGGCGTACTGGACCGGGCATCTGCCGGTCGAGCCTCCGATGGTGCTGAACAACTTCTGGGTGATCCCGATCGCGGTGGTGACCTGTCTGATCACGGGTGTGTTGCTGGGCGCGCCGACGCTGCGTCTGCGCGGTGACTATCTGGCGATCGTCACTCTGGGCTTCCACGAGATCATCTATCTGGTGGCTAAGAACGCCGATGGTCTGACGGGTGGCCCGCAGGGTGCGCGGTTGATTCCGGACTTCTCGATCGATTTCGCCGGGATCGACTACAAGTGGTCGATCGACCCGCTGCCTTACTGGTATCTGCTGGTCTTCTTCATCGTGATCGTGATCGTCCTGTTCTCGCGGCTGGAGCACTCCCGGGTGGGGCGGGCGTGGACGGCGATCCGTGAGGACGAGATCGCGGCGGCGGCGAACGGCGTGGACACGGTGCGGTTCAAGTTGATGGCGTTCGCGATCGGCGCTTCGACGTCGGGTGTCGCGGGTGTGGTGTTCACCAGTAAGTACGGGTACATCAACCCGGAGGTGTTTCCGCTGCTCCAGTCGATCCTGGTGCTGGCCTATGTCATCTTCGGTGGGATGGGCTCGATTCCGGGTGTGCTGATCGGTGCCGCGTCGCTGGTGTGGTTGCCGGAGGTGCTGAAGGACTACGTGGACCCGTCGGACCGGTACATGTACCTGGGTGCGCTGCTTGTGATCATGATGATTTACCGGCCGCAGGGTGTCTGGCCTTCTCGTCGTCGTCAGCGTGAGCTGAGGATGGCCGAGGAGGGTGTCGGGGATGCGGATGCGATGTCCGAGCCGGCGGGAGGCAGGTTCTGA
- a CDS encoding ABC transporter ATP-binding protein, whose amino-acid sequence MTTDVTSEPTAAPGPASGDAELVLQTSGVTLRFGGLTCLDHVDLGMRRGEILAVIGPNGAGKTSLFNSLTGAYTPQEGKIVFRPKGGGEKSLLGSKPHVVNRLGVARTFQNIRLFSALTALENVKIAAETRLKAGPVSIMLGLPNARRAERLSDERAHRLLRFVGLEGKLNEIAGSLSYGDQRSLEIARALATDPQVLLLDEPAAGTNPTEKLELEQLIRRINTELGVSVLLIEHDMRLVMSVADRVLVLNFGKKIAEGTPGEVQQHPAVIEAYLGSSAEDAAVVQEIIAEHEHQSAADAEDGQ is encoded by the coding sequence ATGACCACTGATGTGACGAGCGAGCCGACCGCGGCTCCCGGGCCCGCGTCCGGCGACGCGGAACTGGTGTTGCAGACGTCGGGTGTGACTCTGCGGTTCGGCGGGCTGACCTGCTTGGACCATGTTGATCTGGGGATGCGGCGGGGTGAGATCCTGGCCGTTATCGGTCCGAACGGGGCGGGCAAGACGTCGCTGTTCAACTCGCTCACGGGCGCCTACACCCCGCAGGAAGGCAAGATAGTCTTCCGGCCGAAGGGCGGCGGCGAGAAGTCCCTGCTGGGCAGCAAGCCGCATGTCGTCAACCGGCTGGGTGTGGCCCGTACGTTCCAGAACATCCGGTTGTTCTCGGCGCTCACGGCGTTGGAGAACGTGAAGATCGCGGCGGAGACCCGGCTGAAGGCGGGTCCGGTCTCGATCATGCTGGGGTTGCCGAACGCGCGCAGGGCCGAGCGGCTGAGTGACGAGCGGGCGCACCGGCTGCTCAGGTTCGTCGGTCTGGAGGGCAAGCTCAACGAGATCGCGGGCAGCCTTTCCTACGGAGATCAGCGCAGCCTGGAGATCGCGCGGGCGTTGGCCACCGACCCGCAGGTTCTGCTTCTGGACGAGCCGGCGGCGGGCACGAACCCGACGGAGAAGCTGGAGTTGGAGCAGCTGATCCGCCGTATCAATACCGAACTGGGCGTGAGTGTGCTGCTGATCGAGCACGACATGCGGTTGGTGATGTCGGTGGCGGACCGCGTGCTGGTGCTCAACTTCGGCAAGAAGATCGCCGAGGGGACGCCCGGTGAGGTGCAGCAGCATCCGGCCGTGATCGAGGCCTATCTCGGTTCCTCCGCGGAGGACGCGGCGGTGGTCCAGGAGATCATCGCCGAGCATGAGCACCAGTCGGCGGCGGACGCGGAGGACGGCCAGTGA
- a CDS encoding hotdog fold thioesterase, with amino-acid sequence MGEQHHVKFPQEVIDEYAVLGIDLVAMFSAGHLGTRMGVRIVEASADRVVGTMPVEGNTQPYGLLHGGASAVLAETLGSVGSMLHAGSSKIAVGVDLNCTHHRGARSGLVTGVATPLHRGRSTATYEIVISDETGKRVCTARLTCLLRDSGPLPEPADAHQERQSR; translated from the coding sequence ATGGGCGAGCAGCACCACGTGAAGTTCCCGCAAGAGGTCATCGACGAGTACGCGGTCCTCGGTATCGACCTGGTCGCCATGTTCTCCGCGGGCCACCTGGGGACCCGGATGGGCGTGCGGATCGTGGAGGCCTCGGCGGACCGCGTCGTCGGCACCATGCCGGTCGAGGGCAACACCCAGCCGTACGGGCTGCTGCACGGCGGCGCGTCCGCCGTCCTCGCGGAGACACTGGGATCGGTCGGCTCCATGCTGCACGCGGGCAGCTCCAAGATCGCCGTAGGGGTCGACCTGAACTGCACGCACCACCGGGGCGCCCGGTCCGGGCTGGTGACCGGTGTCGCCACACCGTTGCACCGCGGGCGCTCGACGGCGACCTACGAGATCGTCATCAGCGACGAGACCGGCAAGCGGGTGTGCACCGCACGCCTGACGTGTCTGCTACGGGACAGCGGGCCCCTTCCCGAACCGGCCGACGCACATCAGGAGCGGCAATCGAGGTGA
- a CDS encoding FdhF/YdeP family oxidoreductase, with translation MAGKAPKSDPVQDAPQVAEPKHAAAGLPAIGHTLRIAQQQMGVKRTALTLLRVNQKDGFDCPGCAWPEPEHRHAAEFCENGAKAVAEEATLRRVTPEFFAAHTVADLATRSGYWLGQQGRLTHPMYLPEGGDRYEPVSWERAFDIVAEELNALGSPDEALFYTSGRTSNEAAFLYQLFAREFGTNNLPDCSNMCHESSGSALSETIGVGKGSVLLEDLYKADLIVVAGQNPGTNHPRMLSALEKAKANGARVITVNPLPEAGMERFKNPQTPQGMLKGAALTDLFLQIRIGGDQALFRLLNKLILETGGAVDEEFVREHTHGFEEFAEAARAADWDETLTATGLTRERIDEALRMVLASERTIVCWAMGLTQHKHSVPTIREVVNFLLLRGNIGRPGAGVCPVRGHSNVQGDRTMGIFERPAPAFLNALEKEFGFAPPREHGYDVVRAIRAMRDDKAKVFFAMGGNFVSASPDTEVTEAAMRRARLTVHVSTKLNRSHAVTGARALILPTLGRTERDLQGGGEQFVTVEDSMGMVHASRGRLEPASGRLLSEPAIVCRLARRVLGQNSHTPWEEFEKDYATIRDRIARVVPGFEDFNARVADPAGFALPHAPRDERRFPTATGKANFTAAPVEYPRLPKGRLLLQTLRSHDQYNTTIYGLDDRYRGIRNGRRVVLVNPEDARALKLTDGSYVDLVSEWKDDVERRAPGFRVVHYPTAPGCAAAYYPETNVLVPLDSTADTSNTPASKSVVVRLEQSSTD, from the coding sequence ATGGCCGGCAAGGCGCCGAAGAGTGATCCGGTCCAGGACGCGCCGCAGGTCGCGGAGCCGAAGCACGCGGCGGCGGGGCTGCCGGCGATCGGACACACACTGCGGATCGCGCAGCAGCAGATGGGGGTGAAGCGGACCGCGCTGACGCTGCTGCGGGTCAACCAGAAGGACGGCTTCGACTGCCCGGGCTGCGCCTGGCCGGAGCCGGAGCACCGGCACGCGGCGGAGTTCTGCGAGAACGGCGCGAAGGCGGTCGCCGAGGAGGCCACGCTGCGCCGGGTCACCCCGGAGTTCTTCGCCGCCCACACCGTCGCCGACCTGGCGACCAGAAGTGGCTACTGGCTGGGGCAGCAGGGGCGGCTCACGCACCCCATGTATCTCCCCGAGGGAGGCGACCGCTACGAGCCGGTGTCCTGGGAGCGTGCCTTCGACATCGTCGCCGAGGAACTGAACGCCCTCGGCTCCCCCGACGAGGCTCTCTTCTACACCTCGGGCCGGACGAGCAACGAGGCCGCGTTCCTGTACCAGCTGTTCGCCCGCGAGTTCGGCACGAACAACCTGCCGGACTGCTCCAACATGTGCCACGAGTCGTCGGGCTCCGCGCTGTCGGAGACGATCGGCGTCGGCAAGGGAAGCGTCCTGCTCGAGGACCTCTACAAGGCCGACCTGATCGTCGTCGCCGGCCAGAACCCGGGCACCAATCACCCTCGCATGCTCTCCGCGCTGGAGAAGGCGAAGGCGAACGGCGCGCGCGTCATCACGGTCAATCCACTGCCCGAGGCGGGCATGGAGCGGTTCAAGAACCCGCAGACCCCGCAGGGCATGCTCAAGGGCGCCGCCCTGACCGACCTGTTCCTCCAGATCCGCATCGGCGGCGACCAGGCCCTGTTCCGCCTCCTGAACAAACTGATCCTGGAGACCGGGGGCGCCGTCGACGAGGAGTTCGTCCGCGAACACACACACGGGTTCGAGGAGTTCGCCGAGGCCGCCCGCGCCGCCGACTGGGACGAGACGCTCACCGCGACCGGCCTCACCCGCGAGCGGATCGACGAGGCGCTGCGCATGGTCCTCGCCTCCGAGCGGACGATCGTCTGCTGGGCCATGGGCCTCACCCAGCACAAGCACTCCGTGCCGACCATCCGCGAAGTGGTCAACTTCCTGCTGCTGCGCGGGAACATCGGCCGTCCGGGCGCGGGCGTGTGCCCGGTGCGCGGCCACTCCAACGTGCAGGGCGACCGCACGATGGGCATCTTCGAGCGGCCCGCCCCGGCGTTCCTGAACGCACTGGAGAAGGAGTTCGGCTTCGCGCCGCCCCGGGAGCACGGCTACGACGTCGTACGGGCCATCCGGGCCATGCGCGACGACAAGGCGAAAGTGTTCTTCGCGATGGGCGGCAACTTCGTGTCGGCGTCCCCCGACACGGAGGTGACGGAAGCGGCGATGCGGCGGGCCCGGCTGACCGTGCACGTGTCGACGAAGCTGAACCGCTCGCACGCGGTCACGGGCGCGCGGGCTCTGATCCTGCCCACCCTGGGCCGCACCGAGCGTGACCTCCAGGGCGGCGGCGAGCAGTTCGTGACCGTGGAGGACTCCATGGGCATGGTGCACGCCTCACGCGGGCGCCTGGAGCCGGCGAGCGGCCGGCTGCTGTCCGAGCCGGCGATCGTGTGCCGGCTCGCCCGGCGGGTGCTCGGCCAGAACAGCCACACGCCGTGGGAGGAATTCGAGAAGGACTACGCGACGATCCGCGACCGTATCGCACGCGTGGTGCCCGGATTCGAGGACTTCAACGCGCGCGTGGCCGACCCCGCGGGCTTCGCGCTCCCGCACGCCCCGCGCGACGAGCGCCGCTTCCCCACGGCCACCGGCAAAGCCAACTTCACCGCCGCGCCGGTCGAGTACCCGCGACTGCCCAAGGGCCGCCTCCTACTGCAGACGCTCCGCTCACACGACCAGTACAACACCACGATCTACGGCCTCGACGACCGCTACCGCGGCATCAGAAACGGCCGCCGGGTCGTGCTGGTCAACCCCGAGGACGCGCGGGCGCTGAAACTCACCGACGGATCGTACGTGGACCTGGTGAGCGAGTGGAAGGACGACGTCGAGCGCCGCGCGCCCGGCTTCCGGGTGGTGCACTACCCGACGGCCCCCGGCTGCGCCGCCGCGTACTACCCGGAAACCAACGTGCTGGTGCCGCTGGACTCCACCGCCGACACCAGCAACACCCCGGCCAGCAAGTCCGTCGTGGTCCGTCTGGAACAATCGTCGACCGACTGA